One window of the Strix uralensis isolate ZFMK-TIS-50842 chromosome 3, bStrUra1, whole genome shotgun sequence genome contains the following:
- the RD3 gene encoding protein RD3 → MSLASWFRWNEPPNRISQRNPTEMVVETLMMELSWQIKQAEKQQRERDNEYRKIKTGVDYGWLVSYPKQSYDISPGERLQLEDMCTKIHPSYCGPAILRFRQLVAEYEPEVQEVSRLFRSVLQEAAEKIKEEEEAKKLARQWNTKNKTSLSLTTFKSRSRISPFISDIKTISEDVERGTQPTRRVWSMPEFRNAKDY, encoded by the exons ATGTCACTGGCATCCTGGTTCAGGTGGAATGAGCCCCCAAATCGCATTTCCCAGAGGAACCCCACAGAAATGGTGGTTGAGACGCTAATGATGGAGCTGAGCTGGCAGATCAAGCAGGCAGAGAAACAGCAGCGAGAGCGGGACAATGAGTATCGCAAGATCAAGACTGGGGTGGACTACGGCTGGCTGGTCAGCTATCCAAAGCAGAGCTATGATATCAGCCCAGGAGAACGGCTGCAGCTGGAGGATATGTGTACCAAAATACATCCTTCATACTGTGGGCCTGCCATACTCAG ATTCCGGCAACTTGTTGCTGAATATGAACCAGAAGTGCAGGAAGTATCCCGGCTCTTCCGCTCTGTCCTACAGGAAGCTGCTGAGAAGatcaaagaggaggaagaggccaAGAAGCTTGCCAGGCAATGgaacacaaagaacaaaaccagcctCTCCTTAACAACATTTAAATCTCGGTCCAGGATTTCCCCATTCATCAGTGACATCAAGACCATCTCTGAGGATGTGGAACGGGGCACCCAGCCCACCAGGAGGGTTTGGAGCATGCCAGAATTTCGGAATGCCAAGGATTACTGA